A window of Osmerus mordax isolate fOsmMor3 chromosome 11, fOsmMor3.pri, whole genome shotgun sequence genomic DNA:
CAATTAACCAATAGGGGTCATGGGTGTTACCAATTAACGGATAAACTAATGGGTTGTTAGCGAACCTTGACATCCTGGCGCAGGTCGCACTGCGTGCCCACGAGGAGGACAGGCGTGAGCGGGCAACGCCGGCGGATCTCAGGGACCCACTTCTCCCAGACGTTCTGGAAGGAGGCGGGGCTAACCACGCTGAAGCACAGCAGCAGCGCGTCCGTCCGAGAGTAGCAGAAGTGACGCAGCTTGTCAAACtcatcctgagagagagagagataaagagagagagagataaagagagagagagagagagagagagagagagaggaggggggagagggagaggaagggggtttATATGTGGAATATAGTTGGATAGAGTGACAGAAAGAATGGGCattagagaggtggagaaaaaaagagagtgtggaagagaggaggagaaagagaagtgaCATTTGCGAGCTGCAGGCcgtgttgtgtgtttatgtgagattAAAGcagactgttaaacagaaggagaacacaaacacatgaaaacCACTCCAGATCAGGCCACACAAATTAATCCTTTTTTGCTAGTTTTGCAAGTCTGTACAAAATCCACAGAGggatttttaaaaattctgAAAAAGGGTCTTAATCCTTGTTAAGGTGCATTTGGACCACCTCAGCAGTGATGTATTGCACCCCAGgcttaatatacacacacacacactgcagtttgCTTTGGCTCAAGGGAACAAGCTGAAGACAAGTTAACGTGAGATAAATGGTTCTTTACTGATGACGATCCTTCCTCTGCAGTGTGTCTGAGAAAGagaatgtgattgtgtgtgtgtgtgtgtgtgtgtgagagagagggagagagagagagattgtgtccATTTGCATGTTTACACTAGACTTTAGATATGAGCTCTGGCCAGTTCCCTTTTCCCCATAAGAAGAATTAACACAGCGCTCCACTGTCAGGTACACACTCGAGCACTGACGCAAACCCaacgtctctcctctcctctgccggcCCGCTCCCCTGCCTGGCTCCCCTGCCGTCCTCAGGACTGTGTTAGTCCATGTCATTGAAACACTCCCATCACTAGTTTGTTTTGACACAAGGGCTCAGGCAGTAACATGAATCTGGCTGCTCTACTGTGTTATTATCATGATGCAACCAAAGCTTATAGCCCAGCACATACctccactctgtgtgtgtgtgtgtgtgtgtgtgtgtgtgtgtgtgtgtgtgtgtgtgtgtgtgtgtgtgtgtgtgtgtgtgtgtgtgtgtgtgtgcatgtgcgtgtgtagtaTAGTGACGCAGGTCCCTGAGCAGGAGGTCAATTTGTTTATCAGTCAAACTAGCAGCTGTTGTCGctcatcaccctggcctctctcctctctctccctctctctctctctctctctctctctgtctctctctctatggtgtatctctctgtggcctctccttctttctccccctctctttctgttggTCTCCTATGTATCTCTTttactcttcctccctctctgctcactTATAGGGCCGGCTGGGGATGTGGAGGAAATGTGTGGGAGGTGTTACAGTAAGAGATGTGGGAGGTGTTACAGTAAGAGATGTGGGAGGTGTTGGGATTTGCGGGGAGATGttgaggggtgttggggggtgtTCAGAGGTGTTTGGAATTGCTGAGATCTTGACTCAGTTCCAGTGGTTATTAGATCTGCACTCAGACAaagctgggtgtgtgttgtaatACTGTGTTTCTACTGGCCTGGCAGCGCCCATGTAACTGCTGAGCTTCTGAACGAACTGGACTGCATCCAGGCAGGTTGGAATACAAAAAACAggcagggcagacaggcaggtagagagaggcagggtagaggtaGATGTAGATGTTATTGGCACACCATATCATGTTActtactcccctcccctctcctctcctcccctcccctcccctctttgaaAATGGGGACAATAAtagtctctcccctgtctgtcatGGGACTGCGTTCACATGAACGCAGTCACAGTGtttatgacagagagagagagatggagagagatggatagatggaccAAGAGAGGagtttctgtgtctgtttgtgtgagtgtgtgtgacagaaagtgtgtgtggggaggggaagGTGCTCACCTGTCCTGCGGTGTCACACAGTTGTAGTCTGACTGGATTTCCGTCCACCTGTACTACGGCtgtagagacagagataaaagagagagagagagagagagagagagagagagagagcaaagtcaAACATAAGTCATGTCGGCTGTGAGAACAGTAGTCACATGACTTCACTgctagataaacacacacacctccaacagATCAGAAGACAATTCACCAAAGACTTTTCTGGGACAAACAAACACCCGCCAGTTGGATACACAAACCCCCTTGCAATGAACCCCAGACCATTCACCTCAACACACTCACGTTCTGCCACCCCCCAtctcgcccacacacactccaggttaCGATAAAAGCTATAACAGTTTACTAGGGtgctctgatgtgtgtgtcctctatTCTGCCTCAGAAGCTTGAGCCAAGCACTCCACTTATTCTCTAAGTATAACAACAAAGCTGAGGTGTTTCCACCGGGCCTCTCCCAGCCAGTCGGCCCAGAGGATGACTCACCTCCCTCCCAGCATGGGCTCATGGAGAGAGCTGCGTCCAGAACAATGTGCATCGCCTGGAAGCGGTTACCCCCGCGTACCGTCATCCTGCCTGATCAAAGCAGCGCAGGGGCCAGCCCCCGACGACACACTGCGCCCGAGCCCacaagggagtggggggggggggggggggggggggtggagcagggggagctgcCATTGTGCAATAGCTTTCAAACCCATGACATACAATACTCCTTTGATTCGACCCACTCTTGAGTGGCCCGAACTACcgttccccctccttctctctttctctctcttcccccccccacccccacacacacacatctcctcacCACCTGTGGTGTTGCATAACTGGACAGAAGAGTCTTACAGAACTGGGTTACTGTGATGCCGGGGCACAGAGGTGATGTCATCACCCGGACTCACACAACTACAATCCCTCTCTGTgacacgcatgcgcacacacatacacgcgcagACTGAAAGACAATCTCAGCCCTGAGTCCTGGTAACAGATGTACCCTCTCcagagtggtagagagagagagagagagagagagagagagagagagagagagagagagacagagagagagagagagagagagacagagagagagacagagagagagagagagagagagagagagagagagagagagagagagagagagagagagagagagagagagagagagagagagagagagagagagagagagagagagagagagagagagagagagagggccttgGGTCAAGGCTGACAACAATAGGCAGTTGTGCAATCTCTGACCCTCATGTCCCTTCCTGcatgtgtggttatgtgtgaGATAGAAAAAAGTGTGTGCTGCTGAGAGTTTAGGATTGGAATTTAGAGGGCatggagatagagatagatagagagaaagagagagaagtagagagagatggatcaaAGTTGGGTCTCTGACCAAAGTTGTGGTCTATGAAGGTAATACGTTTACACTGACCTGAAGGACCAAATTAAGGGTGCATGGTATGGGTGTGATATTGTAAAACCAACAGACAATTATGTGGTAATTATATAGTAATTGTCACTTCAGTCTGAGGTGAAGTCTTGAGGGAGTATTCCTGAGATTGCTGTTAAGTGCAAAACTTCAAAGGGAGTTTCAGAACACAGGGAAGCTAAGCAATAATGAGCAGATAACGCCGATCCTGCGGGCGATTTAATCTCATGCCAACTCTGGTTAGTTTCAACAAGTACCCTTAAAgtacttctctccctttctccctttctccctttcttccttccttccttcctttctctctctctctctctctctctctctctctctctctctctctttctttctttcactctctctctatctctctctctctctttctctctcactctctttctgtctacctttttcactctctctcgctctctctcccatctgttTTGTAAAAGCCTATTAAGCAGGCTATCTGGTGGTAATTTTTCGAAAAATGTAATTTGCCATGCAGTTAGAATCTTCACTGAGGAAGCAAACGGACAGTTTGATTTAGAATCTCTGCTAGACAGTGACAGAAAGGTGGGTGAGCCGAGTGAAGCATTGCTTAGCCAGCGAGCGGGGAGCGGGACCTCGTTACTCTTGATACAATGTTACTGTTAAGATTGATTATCGACGGGCTGTTAGGCTACTACAATAAAAACAACATATGGCATTTGTTACTTGGCTATTACACGGGCATGAGGTTGTGACATTATCAATAGCCTATAGTCacatagccaaacatgcatgCATTATCGCTAAGTTcagtaaaagtttttttttaagttgagtCTAAGATGATTTATAACTCATAACAATGCAGGCTATCAAAGCCACAATCTTGCAGAAGCTAATTATTTTATggtgagaggtcagagagggctGTTCACATGATTAATGCAAGCTATAGATTCCTCCAAAGTGCACAAAAAAAGATTTATAAGACACGTAGAAAATTGATTGCAGGACAAATGGGGAAAGGTCTAAAGAAAAGTAGATTTAGGGTGTTGATACGTTTGTTTTACCTGAGAAGTTGTCAAAGGCGGTCGGGACGTATTTTGTCGGATATCCATTCGTTGTGTAGCTGACAACCAAGCTGGTTTTGCCCACCGCTCCATCGCCAAGCAGTACGCACTTCAGCACCCGCTCCTGGCCCTGTCCTGGACGGGAACTCTTGGTGTTGTGCGGCGGCACTGGCGGAGCCATGGTCTTGCTGTATTCCATCTGGACAGAAGGTGACAGTCAACAAGCTGAACCCCGACGATGTCTGCTCACTCCGCGAGGAGCATATAAAAAGACCACCATGAGAAAAGTCAATATAAAAGTTGTCAGTGAAACAAAATCAAGCGAAGATAAAGCCTGGCCACCGCATGTAGCCTGTACTATATGTTGCCTCGTCCCCACGGCTGCTATTCCTTTTGTGTGGTACCGAAACGTAGGCTACTTTTGGACCATTTGCATCCACTCGTTACACAGAGGAGTGACGGGTTACTTTATAAACTCAATCTATTTGCATATCTCCTCCCTTTACTCCCATCGGAGTTCAGAAAGGAAGCGCGCGTGGATTTGAAGAAGGTACGCAGCTCTGTGGGCGGTAGCCTGTCATTTCATTCATTATTCATGTTATTTATTGGAAGTGGGCCTGATTTAGCATAGGCCTATTGTTTGTTTAGAACCTATGATTATAAACACATTCATCCGTTATCCAAGCTGTCTACATAAAAGGTTGCCTACAGGACACTCGAGGAAACTTGAATCTGTATCAATCAACATAGGCCTGCATTGCATAAACTAACAAAACAATACTGTAGGCCCTAGCCAGTAAAACATTGCTAGTGAATTATGGTTTAACAGACCCAAGTCGACAAATTATGTTTCCGGAGACTAGTTTAGGATCGCCGCAGGACAACTAAGTCATGTTGAGACTTGTCCTCGTGTTGCCATTTTAAAAACGCTGTTATCTTATCTATTTTGTCACTCTCTGACCTTTCAACAGCGCAGCGGGCGAGCCTTCTAGTTAGGCCTAGGTGAGGACTGTATGCTGTGTACACTCATCTGTAGCTAGCAACGATAACGTAAGTAAAGCTGGCATGCTTTTTTAGTCTGTTCTGTCACTTTTGGTCTATTTTACCGTCGGGTGATTCCCTTTAACGCGTCTAAAGATATCCCCGTGTCACTTGGCATGTGTTGGCTACAATATATCCTGCGGAGTCACTgtccaaacaccccccccccaatattgatataaaaataaaaatacaaaatatataattgtgctatgctacgacaggcaaccacgcacgctgtccgaaattatcataaacaaATTATCATATTCATAATTAAACGTTAAACGTTTTTAGGGGggaccctcagactccccagcagatttcgccccccccaatgttgacttcATGGTTACGGCCTTGTTTTATACATGGTCTAGAAAGGGGGAGCGACACAGCTGTGCGCTGCTGTTAGGTTGACCCATGTCGCCTCCTTGTGGCTAAAGAAGGATCCATATTGCATCGTGGATGCAAGATTTTCTTTCATTTAGAAGAACAAAAGGATATCACCAAACACAAAATTCATGTCAAAATCTTTATtcatttttctttcatttaagaCTTTCTTTAATGTATTATTGCATGGTTAAAAGTTGGGCTACACTCTCGATTGGTCTGAATACAAAAGAAACCTTGAGTGTGGGATAAAACTACGGCAAATGTTTACAGTAAGACTAAAGAGTAAGATCTCATATCCTTGACTCATACACTGTGACATCTTCAGCCTTCAAATGCAGAAAGCTTGCCGAAATGTCAAAGAGAAATGCAGTGTGTATAGCTCTAAACACTGAGAGTTAGAGCTCACAGATCATGACGAGTGTTCATTGTGAAAGTGCTATCCAACACAGGGGCCCCTCTAGGGTTTCTGGGCACCCTTGCTAATTTGTACTCCAGGCCCCAACATCAAGATCATACAGAAAGTATGGGGTTCAGcccctgtctgaccagggccctTAGAGTCATCCTCATCTTCCACCCCGTTACGGCACCCCTGGTAATACATGGTAagtcacgggggggggggggggactaatcACCGATTTACCAATTTATGTGAACACTGGAATTTCAACCGCTCTGTTGTTCCTGTTGAAAATCCCAACACACCTTGACATGCAACAGTTGAAAAAATTCCAACACAAGACCAATGACCAACCATCCAAGAGGTCTCCAGAAGGAGAGACTTGTTTTGTTCTGCAATCTGAGCCCAGACATCGTGTTAGTAATGAAATTTACTAGAGTCTGAACATCACTCTAGCAGCACTCTCTTACAATGCTTCTGGACAGCTACCCTGCTGTAGGTTTTCATTCCAGTCCCAGTCCCACACACCCGAATCTGACAAACACATAATTATATGACTTTGTACATCATTAATTATAATATTAGACCCTATTATCATAATTTACATAGTTTGCTTGCTGATATGCAGAATAAGTATAATTACGGTTGGAGTACACATTTtaaaaacctacaggagggtagcaGTACAGGAAGTGTATTTCTAACTCAGTCCTGTATCCAGCATGGgaccacagtccacacacacacacagtcctgtatCCAGCATGGgaccacagtccacacacacacagtcctgtatCCAGCATGGgaccacagtccacacacacacagtcctgtatCCAGCATGGgaccacagtccacacacacacagtcctgtatCCAGCGTGGgaccacagtccacacacacacagtcctgtatCCAGCGTGGgaccacagtccacacacacacagtcctgtatCCAGCATGGgaccacagtccacacacacacagtcctgtatCCAGTGTGGgaccacagtccacacacacagtcctgaggCAGAAAGGAGTGCAGGAGCCTAACAGAGATGAGCATAGACCCTAGATGCTGCATTCCTTGGAAATGTGACATCACAAATGGGAGTGACGCGATGATACGCACATCGTTGTGAATTACATCATTGAGATGTCATGTTATCATTCTACACTGAACAGGCTGTTTTGAGTTTCTGGGGAGGTGTTAGCTGAGATGAAGCAGTGTAGATGGAATGAAATGGGAGATGTTTCTGGATGCTGTGAGGTCTAACTGGAGGATGGGTCGCTGCCATGCACTACTGGTGGGCTAGGCTTACATCTGCAGTTAGAAAGGCACCTACTGTTAGTGAGCACTAAGGATGTCTTctggagagatagaaggagaggagataaagagaaagaagaagagatggagatgatAGTAGAGACTGACTGGATCAACAATTAAATAGAATTTGATGCATGACTGattctctttctgttttgttCACAAGCTCTTTGGTGTCAAGCTTATATACTTGTGATATCACATGGGACACAGGAGGCAAACTGTATCCATACcttaaagtaggctaccaaTGGGAATATAGGGTTCAATATTATCATTAATCCACTGGTTACTTTTGCTACTCCTACATCAGACAACATCATGTACTTCCGGACCATTTGAAGTTTCTATGGAGGGTGGCGAAAAATAACTCTGAAGGATGTGCTACACGAGGAACAACAGAACACGTGATAGAAATCAGGAGTTCATGGTCACTTGAATGTGTGGTGACAGAAATAAGAAAAAGGCAAAATACGTttctgaaaagaaaaagaacagaTGTCATTTTAATAGGCTCTTAGGTAACACAGGTTCAGTTCAGCAAGCTGTAGGTAAACTTACCTACTgtacacatacgcacgcacacacacaaacacacacacacatcctgattCCATGTTTTGGGGGTTCCGTGAAAAACACTAAACCCCGGctgggtgacctctgacctgtaacATTGGATTGACCAGCTCTGACCTAGTGACCTCTAAACCTGCAGACTCATCACCTTCACAGGTTCAAGCACTACAACTCTAGAGTctgacacacatcccccccccccccacctctcttcttctcttcatgCTGTGGCAGGTGCCTTCAGGCGATGATGGATCGCACGTCCCTGGTGTCGTTACCTCATCGAAACACAGTTGTGGTTCACTGGAGCCATCCCATAATGGTCGGGACACCAGGTGACTGTTGACAATGAAGACGAGGAGCTGACCTTGGTCATGTCTCTTCATGAAAACAGTAAACTTTCATCCGGGAATCACATGACTGACCTCGTCCTCTTTTAGCTCTTGTActgcccaccccccacccaaaccccccacccctccatacctccctctAAACTCAGGAGCCCAGCCCTCAGGACACAGACTGCTGGGTAAGACATCTAAgtgacacctcctcctctcctccttccttttctcctctcgtcCTACTCTCAtcgccccctctcatcctcctctgatccccctctcatcctcctctcgtTCCTGTCGTTTCACTGGTCTTTGGGTTTGgcaccaccaggggtggggtcTGGAAGGGGGCCACCGCCCTGGGCAATTCTCTGGagactgatggagagagagaaagagagtgagattgTTACCCCTGCTATGTATGTCACATTTGATAGTCGGTCTCAGAGATTAATGAACAgatcctcttctctcctaaAGGTCTAACATGGCAGGGATGCATGGCAGGGATGCATGCAGAAATCAATACATGATTCACTGGAAGTGTGTGCAGTGGAAAAATACCAGTAAGCACGCTGTCAGTCTTCTATTTGGCCACTAGGTGGCGCCCATACTCACATGTCCTTGATGTTGTCAATGTTAGCCTGGATTCTTGCTATGACACTGTCCACTTGTTCCTGAGACAAACAATTACAGGACTGTATGAACAACACGCCCCTATAAATGATATGCGTCTAGGTATCTAAGCACATAACATGGCAACatgtttctttctgtttctgtttctctcatttTGTCttaccctcacacacgcacacactcctgaATAGACTGTACGagcagcatacacacatgcgcacactccTGAATAGACTGTACatgcagcatacacacacagactttaccTGGCGCTGTCTGTAGAATAGTGGGACTGAAAAGACAGCAATCACacctggagaggaagaagaaaggagaaaagagaagaagggaatacattaatgtgtgtgagtgtgtgtgtgcatgtgtgtgtgtgtgtgtgtgtgcatgtatgtgtgtgtatgtgtgggtgtgtgtgtcttaccaatGATCAGCAGAGTAAGGCCATTACACAGATCTCCCAGGTATGTCACCAGATACACCAGGGCCAGGAACTGACATCAATGAGATCAAACACATACCGGAAATAGAAAGCAAAGACAGGAAACCCCCAGTTAGCTTCATGAGAAACACATTTCTTAAATATCTTACAGACCAACATTAACTCAAatttgagcagtgtgtgtgtgtcagcgctgtgtgtgagcgtgctgtgtgtgtgtgtgatgataggCGGTAGGCTTTAATATCTCCAAGACCCCTGAAACAagacacccctctctctcaaagaAAACAagaccaccctcacccctctctttctctctccctctctttcactctacctctctctctctctttcactctccctctctctgtgtccctctctccctctcttttcctctccctctgtccctctttccctctccctctctccctctctttccctctgtcaccccccctccacccttctccgTTCCCCCTGTGTAGTGCAGTATGTCACATACTGGCCAGGTCAGGGTTGAGCAGAGgcaaactggggggggggggggggggggggggtcaggaacAGGGCCAGGGGGGCCCAACCTCACAACCCCCCAGGGCTACCATCCTGACTGTGCTGAGGGGCTTGTGTATCAGTGTCTGTTATACTGAAAACAAGTAGGCCACCCCAGTCTATTTAGATTCTTAACACGTTCCCTAAAGGTTTAGACTAAGCTCCTGAAGCCTTGTCATGTGAGTTGTTTTACTGTGGGAGTGGATGATATCTAGATTCATTGCACAGATTAATCACATTCCAGCTCTATTACATTCTACAACTCACAGCCCTCCTACTCTGCCTCTACTACCGTCTTGTGAATAATCATCTTTCCAACTTCCTGGATATAAATCCATGATAAAGTATTATAAGTTACAGTTATCAGCATTGCAGCTTTAGGTGTAACTTTTCTGGAAAGAGGAGGGCATGGGGTTTGTCAGGATCAGTCAGAAGGTCTAAACTGTGCAGAACATCTAGTATTACCGTGGCAACGTGCTTCTGTGGTATGTCAGAAGGGACATGGGCTCTGAGGACAGAAATACACGAGGACATCGGGTCCTCACACTCACTGCAGACCCACAGCAGACCCACAGCAGACCCACAGCAGACCCACAGCAGATCCATAGCAGACCCACTGCAGACCCACAGCAGACCCACTGCAGACCCACAGCAGACCCACTGCAGACCCACAGCAGACCCACAGCAGACCCACTGCAGACCCACTGCAGACCCACAGCAGACCCACAGCAGACCCACTGCAGACCCAGAGGAGACCCACAGCAGATCCACAGCAGACCCATAGCAGACCCACTGCAGACCCACAGCAGACCCACTGCAGACCCACTGCAGACCCACAGCAGACCCACTGCAGACCCACAGCAGACCCACTGCAGACCCACTGCAGACCCACAGCAGACCCACTGCAGACCCACAGCAGATCCACAGCAGACCCACAGCAGACCCACAGCAGATCCACAGCAGACCCACTGCAGACCCACAGCAGACCCACAGCAGATCCACAGCAGACCCATAGCAGACCCACAGCAGACCCACAGCAGACCCACAGCAGATCCACAGCAGACCCATAGCAGACCCACAGCAGACCCACAGCAGACCCACAGCAGCAAAAAAGCCAGGATAGAACCCAGGACAGAACCAATGGGAGAACCAAGTGGAGAACCCACAAGCCAAGGGATGATCCAGAACAGAACGCATGTCAGATAGAACCCAAGATAGAAGGCAAGGAAGAACCAGGGAAAGAACCCTGTCCAGAATACAGAGCAGAACAGAAagcaggacacagaggagaACCTATAAAATAATAGGAGCCTAAAGTATGGATGCTACTAATGTAATAGATAAGAGCTGCATGATACACATCTAAGGAGAGATGTCATTTGAGGAAGCACGCAGAAGAACATGGTTGTTATGGTAATGAGTTATGCTGCAGTCGATTGTGAGTATAGCAACAGGGGGCGGTGTCCTGGCCTTTCTattcagagagaaaaagagaagacataggaggagaggagaagagaggaagagggatgttTGCACtgcaaagatagagagagaaagggagagaggggagttggAGAAGCATAAAATAACAGGGAgcaatggagaggaagagggagagtgagggagggagataaaaagagagatagagagaaagggagagatagaaagagcagaagagagagataatCAAGGGGTGGAATGCCCCCGGCATAGCCTTTCTCCTCTCTGAGCTGGCAACCATACTGTCAGGCTCAGTgaacgagggagggaaaggagaagagggatgTCTACACTAATGAAAGAGTGGGGGCGAGcgagagggcagggtgaggagtgTTTAAAGGTGATGCTGATGGTTTGTGACAAGACAAACTCCTGTAAACACAGAGGTTGAAGAAGGTTccagagactggggagagactgaaataacagagagagggacagaaaaacATAATGAATGGGAGacaacagggagagatggagaggaagagagagaggaagagagaaagaaacagacaaAAGGAAAGGGACCCcggattgtctctctctctaagacaGAAACACTTTCATGTCGGCCAATCAAACCCCTTGATGCAGGGGAGGGTCAATACCCAGATGGCTGTCTCACCTTGAGGGAGTCGAAGAAGCTGCCGACACATATGAGCCCCTTTAAGGTGTTGATGGCAGAGACCGTCATCACGATGGCTCTCTGCATGTACTGCTCAGTCTGCTCCCCTGCCAGAGATATGTCCATGTCCAGGTAGG
This region includes:
- the LOC136951730 gene encoding reticulon-2-like isoform X2, translated to MDLIYWKDTERTGMVFTGLVVGLLSLFQLSLITVVSSLSLAAMCFTISVRIYYKLLSLINVGDGQHPFKAYLDMDISLAGEQTEQYMQRAIVMTVSAINTLKGLICVGSFFDSLKFLALVYLVTYLGDLCNGLTLLIIGVIAVFSVPLFYRQRQEQVDSVIARIQANIDNIKDILQRIAQGGGPLPDPTPGGAKPKDQ
- the rhoub gene encoding ras homolog family member Ub, which produces MEYSKTMAPPVPPHNTKSSRPGQGQERVLKCVLLGDGAVGKTSLVVSYTTNGYPTKYVPTAFDNFSAVVQVDGNPVRLQLCDTAGQDEFDKLRHFCYSRTDALLLCFSVVSPASFQNVWEKWVPEIRRRCPLTPVLLVGTQCDLRQDVKVLIDLARRREQPVAEADARALADKVGAVTYVECSALTQKNLKEVFDAAIAVGLRNSERRARRERKVRSTADKMKMLSKSWWKKYVCVQ
- the LOC136951730 gene encoding reticulon-2-like isoform X1; the encoded protein is MASKVMDLIYWKDTERTGMVFTGLVVGLLSLFQLSLITVVSSLSLAAMCFTISVRIYYKLLSLINVGDGQHPFKAYLDMDISLAGEQTEQYMQRAIVMTVSAINTLKGLICVGSFFDSLKFLALVYLVTYLGDLCNGLTLLIIGVIAVFSVPLFYRQRQEQVDSVIARIQANIDNIKDILQRIAQGGGPLPDPTPGGAKPKDQ